From Nymphalis io chromosome 10, ilAglIoxx1.1, whole genome shotgun sequence, a single genomic window includes:
- the LOC126771298 gene encoding aldehyde dehydrogenase X, mitochondrial-like, with product MVKVEVKYTKLFINNEWVDAVSKKTFPTINPQDENVITQVAEGDKADIDIAVAAAKKAFHRYSDWRTMDASRRGMLLLKLAELIESQARYLAELETLDCGKPVKIAEEEVYYSTSVIRYYAGKADKILGSTIPADGDVLSMTLKEPVGVCAQIIPWNYPIPMLSWKIAPALAAGCTVVLKPAEQTPLTALAIGALIKEAGFPPGVVNIVPGYGPTAGAALTHHPDVDKVAFTGSTEVGKLILGAAPAANLKRVTLELGGKSPLVVFNDADVEKAAQIAHAAAFANGGQCCCAGTRTYVQSGVYDQFVTKAAEIARNRSVGNPFDDVQQGPQIDKEMYNKVLSYIDAGRADGARCVAGGGKLNRKGYYIQPTVFADVKDDMKIAREEIFGPVQSVFKFDTFEEVIDRANDTNYGLGAGVITNDITTALSFAKHVRAGSVWVNTYDHVSSQTPFGGFKDSGLGRELGEDGINQYLEIKTVTVALPKIPLL from the exons ATGGTTAAAGTTGAAGTCAAATACACTAAG CTTTTCATCAACAATGAGTGGGTAGATGCTGTCAGTAAGAAGACCTTCCCGACAATAAATCCACAAGATGAAAATGTCATCACTCAAGTTGCTGAAGGAGATAAG GCTGATATTGACATCGCTGTCGCCGCAGCAAAAAAGGCGTTCCATCGTTACTCAGATTGGCGTACGATGGACGCATCACGTAGAGGAATGTTACTGTTGAAACTAGCTGAACTTATCGAATCACAAGCTAGATACTTAGCGGAACTCGAAACTTTAGATTGCGGAAAACCAGTTAAAATTGCAGAAGAAGAAGTATATTATTCAACTAGCGTCATAAGATATTACGCAGgaaaagctgataaaattttggGTAGCACGATTCCTGCTG ACGGCGATGTTTTGTCTATGACTTTAAAGGAGCCTGTTGGTGTGTGCGCTCAAATCATACCATGGAATTATCCAATTCCTATGCTCTCCTGGAAAATAGCACCAGCTCTAGCAGcag ggTGTACAGTGGTATTGAAGCCCGCAGAACAGACCCCGCTAACAGCCCTCGCGATCGGTGCTCTTATCAAAGAAGCGGGTTTCCCTCCAGGGGTTGTGAACATAGTTCCCGGCTACGGTCCCACTGCTGGGGCAGCTCTCACTCACCACCCTGATGTGGATAAGGTCGCTTTCACTGGTTCTACAGAG GTGGGGAAGCTTATCTTAGGAGCTGCTCCTGCAGCCAATCTTAAAAGAGTTACGTTGGAGTTGGGAGGAAAGAGTCCTTTGGTCGTATTTAATGATGCTGACG TCGAAAAGGCAGCTCAGATCGCGCACGCGGCAGCTTTCGCGAACGGCGGACAATGTTGCTGCGCGGGTACGCGCACATACGTGCAATCCGGCGTCTACGACCAGTTCGTGACCAAGGCCGCTGAGATTGCTCGGAATAGGTCCGTTGGGAACCCTTTCGATGACGTACAACAAGGGCCTCAG ATCGACAAAGAGATGTACAACAAGGTGTTGTCGTACATAGACGCGGGCCGGGCGGACGGTGCGCGCTGTGTGGCGGGCGGGGGTAAGCTGAACAGGAAGGGGTACTACATCCAACCCACCGTTTTCGCTGATGTCAAGGATGACATGAAGATCGCAAGAGAAGAG ATTTTCGGACCAGTCCAGAGCGTTTTCAAGTTCGACACATTCGAAGAAGTTATAGACCGCGCAAACGACACCAACTACGGTCTTGGCGCTGGCGTCATTACCAACGATATCACCACAGCCTTGAGTTTCGCTAAACATGTTAGGGCCGGATCCGTGTG GGTAAATACCTATGATCACGTCTCTAGTCAGACTCCATTTGGTGGATTCAAGGACTCTGGTCTTGGAAGAGAACT GGGCGAGGATGgtattaatcaatatttagaaataaagacTGTCACCGTGGCACTACCTAAAATTCCTCTATTATGA
- the LOC126771299 gene encoding aldehyde dehydrogenase X, mitochondrial-like isoform X1, which translates to MVKVDIKYTKLFINNEWVDAVSKKTFPTINPQDETIITQVAEGDKADVDIAVEAAVKAFHRYSEWRLLDASQRGRMLHKLADLIERDVKYLGELETLDCGKPVSQATNEAAWSTQIIRYYAGKADKILGSTIPADGEVLSMTLKEPVGVCGQILPWNYPIPMFVWKIAPALAAGCTLVIKPAEQTPLTALALAALIKEAGFPPGVVNVITGYGPTAGAALTNHPKVDKMAFTGSTEIGRVIMSGASAVNLKRVTLELGGKSPLVIFNDADVEKAAQIAHRAAFANAGQCCVAGTRTYVQSGIYDAFIAKAAEIAKNRTVGNPYEDVQQGPQIDQDMFTKVMGYIQAGKKEGARCIAGGDRHGKIGFFIQPTVFADVKDDMKIAREEIFGPVQSILKFETFDEVIDRANNSNYGLGSGVITNDITTAMAFVKHIRTGTVWVNTYELVAPQTPFGGFKESGIGRELGEEGIQQYLETKTVTINLPKKPQM; encoded by the exons atggttaaGGTTGATATTAAGTACACTAAG TTGTTTATCAACAACGAGTGGGTCGATGCCGTCAGCAAGAAAACATTTCCTACCATCAATCCTCAAGATGAAACCATCATCACTCAAGTCGCTGAAGGAGATAAG GCTGATGTAGACATCGCAGTAGAAGCTGCAGTGAAGGCATTCCATCGTTATTCAGAATGGAGGCTACTCGATGCATCTCAACGCGGCAGAATGCTCCACAAGTTGGCAGATCTCATTGAAAGAGATGTCAAGTACTTGGGAGAACTCGAGACTTTAGATTGCGGTAAACCAGTATCGCAGGCAACAAATGAAGCTGCTTGGTCGACCcaaatcatcagatattatgcCGGAAAAGCTGACAAAATCTTGGGTAGCACTATCCCTGCAg ATGGTGAAGTTCTTTCCATGACCTTAAAGGAACCAGTAGGCGTTTGTGGTCAAATCTTGCCATGGAACTATCCCATTCCCATGTTTGTTTGGAAAATCGCACCTGCGTTAGCTGCTg GATGTACGCTTGTCATTAAGCCAGCGGAGCAAACTCCTCTCACTGCACTTGCTTTAGCTGCTTTAATTAAAGAAGCTGGATTCCCCCCGGGTGTGGTGAACGTTATTACTGGATATGGACCCACTGCTGGTGCGGCGCTCACCAACCACCCTAAAGTAGACAAAATGGCCTTTACGGGATCAACTGAA ATTGGACGCGTTATTATGAGTGGCGCCTCTGCAGTTAATCTAAAACGCGTCACTCTAGAACTGGGTGGAAAAAGTCCTCTAGTCATTTTCAACGATGCCGATG TCGAAAAGGCAGCACAAATCGCTCATCGAGCTGCCTTCGCAAACGCTGGCCAATGCTGCGTTGCTGGCACTAGGACTTATGTCCAGTCTGGTATCTATGACGCTTTTATTGCAAAAGCCGCTGAAATCGCTAAAAACAGGACTGTTGGTAATCCCTATGAAGACGTCCAACAAGGACCTCag attgaCCAAGACATGTTCACAAAAGTCATGGGATACATCCAAGCAGGCAAGAAAGAAGGTGCACGCTGCATTGCTGGTGGAGACCGACATGGAAAAATTGGATTCTTTATTCAACCCACCGTATTTGCTGATGTTAAGGATGACATGAAAATTGCAAGAGAAGAG atCTTCGGACCCGTACAGAGTATCCTCAAGTTTGAGACATTCGACGAAGTAATCGATCGCGCAAACAACTCCAACTACGGTCTCGGTTCCGGTGTCATTACTAACGACATCACAACCGCAATGGCATTCGTTAAACATATCCGTACAGGAACTGTTTG gGTGAACACATACGAACTTGTCGCACCCCAAACTCCATTCGGAGGATTCAAGGAATCTGGTATTGGCCGTGAATT gggCGAGGAAGGGATCCAGCAATATTTAGAGACCAAGACTGTTACGATCAACCTGCCAAAGAAACCGCAAATGTAA
- the LOC126771299 gene encoding aldehyde dehydrogenase X, mitochondrial-like isoform X2 — protein MVKVDIKYTKLFINNEWVDAVSKKTFPTINPQDETIITQVAEGDKADVDIAVEAAVKAFHRYSEWRLLDASQRGRMLHKLADLIERDVKYLGELETLDCGKPVSQATNEAAWSTQIIRYYAGKADKILGSTIPADGEVLSMTLKEPVGVCGQILPWNYPIPMFVWKIAPALAAGCTLVIKPAEQTPLTALALAALIKEAGFPPGVVNVITGYGPTAGAALTNHPKVDKMAFTGSTEIGRVIMSGASAVNLKRVTLELGGKSPLVIFNDADVEKAAQIAHRAAFANAGQCCVAGTRTYVQSGIYDAFIAKAAEIAKNRTVGNPYEDVQQGPQIDQDMFTKVMGYIQAGKKEGARCIAGGDRHGKIGFFIQPTVFADVKDDMKIAREEIFGPVQSILKFETFDEVIDRANNSNYGLGSGVITNDITTAMAFVKHIRTGTVWVNTYELVAPQTPFGGFKESGIGRELGEEGIQQYLETKTVTINLPKKPQM, from the exons TTGTTTATCAACAACGAGTGGGTCGATGCCGTCAGCAAGAAAACATTTCCTACCATCAATCCTCAAGATGAAACCATCATCACTCAAGTCGCTGAAGGAGATAAG GCTGATGTAGACATCGCAGTAGAAGCTGCAGTGAAGGCATTCCATCGTTATTCAGAATGGAGGCTACTCGATGCATCTCAACGCGGCAGAATGCTCCACAAGTTGGCAGATCTCATTGAAAGAGATGTCAAGTACTTGGGAGAACTCGAGACTTTAGATTGCGGTAAACCAGTATCGCAGGCAACAAATGAAGCTGCTTGGTCGACCcaaatcatcagatattatgcCGGAAAAGCTGACAAAATCTTGGGTAGCACTATCCCTGCAg ATGGTGAAGTTCTTTCCATGACCTTAAAGGAACCAGTAGGCGTTTGTGGTCAAATCTTGCCATGGAACTATCCCATTCCCATGTTTGTTTGGAAAATCGCACCTGCGTTAGCTGCTg GATGTACGCTTGTCATTAAGCCAGCGGAGCAAACTCCTCTCACTGCACTTGCTTTAGCTGCTTTAATTAAAGAAGCTGGATTCCCCCCGGGTGTGGTGAACGTTATTACTGGATATGGACCCACTGCTGGTGCGGCGCTCACCAACCACCCTAAAGTAGACAAAATGGCCTTTACGGGATCAACTGAA ATTGGACGCGTTATTATGAGTGGCGCCTCTGCAGTTAATCTAAAACGCGTCACTCTAGAACTGGGTGGAAAAAGTCCTCTAGTCATTTTCAACGATGCCGATG TCGAAAAGGCAGCACAAATCGCTCATCGAGCTGCCTTCGCAAACGCTGGCCAATGCTGCGTTGCTGGCACTAGGACTTATGTCCAGTCTGGTATCTATGACGCTTTTATTGCAAAAGCCGCTGAAATCGCTAAAAACAGGACTGTTGGTAATCCCTATGAAGACGTCCAACAAGGACCTCag attgaCCAAGACATGTTCACAAAAGTCATGGGATACATCCAAGCAGGCAAGAAAGAAGGTGCACGCTGCATTGCTGGTGGAGACCGACATGGAAAAATTGGATTCTTTATTCAACCCACCGTATTTGCTGATGTTAAGGATGACATGAAAATTGCAAGAGAAGAG atCTTCGGACCCGTACAGAGTATCCTCAAGTTTGAGACATTCGACGAAGTAATCGATCGCGCAAACAACTCCAACTACGGTCTCGGTTCCGGTGTCATTACTAACGACATCACAACCGCAATGGCATTCGTTAAACATATCCGTACAGGAACTGTTTG gGTGAACACATACGAACTTGTCGCACCCCAAACTCCATTCGGAGGATTCAAGGAATCTGGTATTGGCCGTGAATT gggCGAGGAAGGGATCCAGCAATATTTAGAGACCAAGACTGTTACGATCAACCTGCCAAAGAAACCGCAAATGTAA